A region of Heteronotia binoei isolate CCM8104 ecotype False Entrance Well chromosome 2, APGP_CSIRO_Hbin_v1, whole genome shotgun sequence DNA encodes the following proteins:
- the LOC132591051 gene encoding protein-glutamine gamma-glutamyltransferase 2-like: protein MQVLGEPVQNRKLVAELTLTNPLPGPLSGCVFTMEGAGLTRGQKVQELDSPVGPGEEAKVRVDFVPQQSGLRKMVVDFESDKLTGVKGYRNVIIAPLSK from the exons ATGCAGGTCTTGGGAGAACCAGTTCAGAATCGCAAACTGGTGGCTGAGCTCACCCTGACGAACCCCCTGCCCGGCCCGCTGAGCGGCTGCGTCTTCACCATGGAAGGCGCTGGTCTCACAAGAGGACAGAAGGTCCAGGAACT CGACAGCCCCGTCGGGCCGGGAGAGGAGGCCAAAGTGAGGGTGGACTTCGTGCCCCAGCAGTCCGGCCTGAGGAAGATGGTGGTGGACTTCGAGAGCGACAAGCTGACGGGCGTGAAGGGCTACCGGAACGTCATCATCGCCCCGCTGTCGAAGTGA